One segment of Polaribacter huanghezhanensis DNA contains the following:
- a CDS encoding anhydro-N-acetylmuramic acid kinase — MSTKKINIIGLMSGTSLDGLDLVYVTFDKKSYENFEIQYSETIAYSKLWKEKLAKAIDKSDEELQELDLEYGKLLAKKVNSFIKKNRIINIDFIASHGHTVLHQPEKGITLQIGDGQTLANETQQKVVCDFRTQDVKLGGQGAPLVPIGDEFLFHQYDTCLNLGGFANVSFKEQNKRIAFDICPVNIVLNYYVNTLGFDYDNKGKIASTGIINTKLLEELNSLNYYKTKPPKSLGLEWVQSTIIPLIDDKNLEIKDVLATFMEHVAIQIAASTKKCKNIFITGGGVFNEFLIKRINHHSNLEMIIPNSQIVNYKEALIFAFLGLLRVDNQVNCLSSVTGAKKDHSSGVIFTS, encoded by the coding sequence ATGAGTACTAAAAAAATAAATATAATTGGTTTAATGTCTGGAACATCTTTAGATGGTTTAGATCTGGTTTATGTTACCTTTGATAAAAAAAGCTACGAAAATTTTGAAATTCAGTATTCAGAAACCATAGCATATTCAAAATTATGGAAAGAAAAATTAGCAAAAGCAATTGATAAATCTGATGAAGAATTACAAGAACTTGATTTAGAATATGGAAAATTACTTGCTAAAAAAGTGAATAGTTTTATCAAAAAAAATAGGATTATAAATATTGATTTTATTGCTTCTCATGGTCATACAGTTTTGCATCAACCCGAAAAAGGAATTACATTACAAATAGGAGATGGTCAAACACTAGCAAACGAAACTCAGCAAAAAGTTGTGTGTGATTTTAGAACTCAAGATGTAAAATTGGGTGGGCAAGGAGCACCATTGGTTCCGATTGGAGATGAATTTTTGTTTCATCAATACGATACTTGTTTAAATTTAGGTGGATTTGCAAATGTTTCTTTTAAAGAGCAAAACAAAAGAATTGCTTTTGATATTTGTCCAGTAAATATTGTGCTAAATTATTATGTAAATACATTGGGTTTTGATTATGATAACAAAGGCAAAATTGCTTCAACAGGAATTATAAATACAAAACTATTAGAAGAATTAAACTCTTTGAATTATTACAAAACAAAACCTCCAAAATCTTTGGGGTTAGAATGGGTGCAGTCAACTATTATTCCATTAATTGATGACAAAAATCTTGAAATAAAAGATGTTTTAGCAACATTTATGGAACATGTTGCAATTCAAATTGCCGCTTCTACAAAGAAGTGTAAAAATATTTTTATAACTGGCGGTGGCGTTTTTAATGAATTTTTGATAAAAAGAATAAATCACCATTCAAATTTAGAAATGATCATTCCCAATTCTCAAATAGTCAATTATAAAGAAGCTTTAATATTTGCTTTTTTAGGGTTGTTACGTGTTGATAATCAAGTTAATTGCTTGAGTTCTGTTACTGGAGCAAAAAAAGACCACAGTTCTGGAGTTATATTTACATCATAA
- a CDS encoding Glu/Leu/Phe/Val dehydrogenase dimerization domain-containing protein translates to MKDLLKKYENKQPEIVFNWKDPETDAEGWTVINSLRGGAAGGGTRMRKGLDMNEVLSLAKTMEVKFTVSGPAIGGAKSGINFDPNDPRKRGVLERWYKAVTPLLKHYYGTGGDLNVDADKDVIPITEDCGVWHPQEGIFNGHFKPTEADKINRIGQLRLGVIKIIEDKKFSPDLSRKYTVADMLTGYGVAEAVNHYYNIYGGSIKGKKAVVQGFGNVGSAAAYYLTQLGAKVVGIIDRDGGVINESGFSFDEMTALFLGKDGNKLVSEKMIPFDEMNQKVWSLGAEIFVPAAASRLVSKEQVTQMITSGLEVISPGANVPFADKEIFFGPIMEYTDGHVSLLPDFISNCGIARVFAYLMEARVQLPMQDEAIFNDTSETIRKALVKTFEKNKSKTEICKTAFEIALKQLI, encoded by the coding sequence ATGAAAGATTTACTTAAAAAATACGAAAATAAACAACCAGAAATAGTTTTTAATTGGAAAGATCCTGAAACAGATGCAGAAGGATGGACTGTAATTAATTCACTTCGTGGTGGAGCTGCCGGTGGCGGAACAAGAATGAGAAAAGGCTTAGATATGAACGAAGTGTTGTCTTTAGCCAAAACTATGGAAGTAAAATTTACCGTTTCTGGACCCGCAATTGGTGGTGCAAAATCTGGAATTAATTTTGATCCAAATGATCCGAGAAAAAGAGGCGTTTTAGAACGATGGTACAAAGCAGTTACGCCGTTGTTAAAACATTATTATGGAACTGGAGGAGACTTAAATGTTGATGCAGATAAAGACGTAATTCCGATTACCGAAGATTGTGGTGTTTGGCATCCGCAAGAAGGAATTTTTAACGGACATTTTAAACCAACTGAAGCCGATAAAATTAATAGAATTGGACAATTACGACTTGGCGTTATTAAAATTATTGAAGACAAAAAATTCTCACCAGATTTATCAAGAAAATATACCGTTGCAGATATGTTAACAGGTTATGGTGTTGCAGAAGCTGTAAATCATTATTACAATATTTACGGCGGATCTATCAAAGGAAAAAAAGCAGTTGTACAAGGTTTTGGAAATGTTGGTTCTGCCGCAGCATATTATTTAACGCAATTAGGAGCAAAAGTTGTTGGTATTATTGATAGAGACGGAGGAGTTATTAATGAATCAGGTTTTTCTTTTGATGAAATGACTGCGTTATTTTTAGGAAAAGATGGAAACAAATTGGTTTCAGAAAAGATGATTCCTTTTGATGAGATGAATCAAAAAGTGTGGTCATTAGGAGCAGAAATTTTTGTTCCAGCTGCAGCTTCAAGATTGGTTTCTAAAGAACAAGTTACTCAAATGATTACTTCTGGATTAGAAGTAATTTCTCCAGGAGCAAATGTGCCTTTTGCAGATAAAGAAATATTTTTTGGACCAATTATGGAATATACTGATGGACATGTAAGTTTGCTTCCAGATTTTATTTCAAATTGTGGTATCGCTAGAGTATTTGCTTATTTAATGGAAGCTAGAGTGCAATTGCCTATGCAAGATGAAGCCATTTTTAATGATACTTCAGAAACCATTAGAAAAGCATTGGTTAAAACGTTTGAAAAGAACAAGAGTAAAACAGAAATATGTAAAACGGCGTTTGAAATAGCGTTAAAACAATTAATTTAA
- the nhaD gene encoding sodium:proton antiporter NhaD → METIIILVFVVGYLAITLEHNLKIDKLIPALVMMAVCWALVALNVDQFSNWFDSAKHALVEGFPSLLHADKMHLVEETLLHHLGKTAEILVFLLGAMTIVEIIDYFDGFSTIKGYVKTKSKKRILWIFSFLAFTLSAIIDNLTATIVLISILQKIITKRDDRIWFAGLIIIAANAGGAWSPIGDVTTTMLWIGKKVTAWKLIEYIFIPSLLCMLVPSLIASFLPAFKGDIEENPSEADSKPKSKYSAIMLYLGLGAIVFVPIFKTITHLPPYVGMMLSLGIVATFAEIYSRTKFSMTSYDSEESEANAHHSPVHHSLSKIEMPSILFFLGILMSVAALESLGILFNFASTLKETVPMMGTELHHEGVSDMVVLLLGVGSAVIDNVPLVAASLGMFHQPIDDELWHFIAFSAGTGGSMLIIGSAAGVVAMGMEKIDFFWYLKKISWLALVGFMVGSFAFMFLRQF, encoded by the coding sequence ATGGAAACGATTATCATTTTGGTTTTTGTGGTTGGTTATTTAGCCATTACATTAGAACACAATTTAAAAATAGATAAATTAATACCAGCGCTCGTTATGATGGCGGTTTGTTGGGCTTTAGTAGCTTTAAATGTGGATCAATTTTCTAATTGGTTCGATTCAGCAAAACACGCTTTGGTAGAAGGTTTCCCTTCTTTATTGCATGCAGATAAAATGCATTTAGTAGAAGAAACATTATTGCATCATTTAGGAAAAACCGCAGAGATTTTAGTGTTCTTATTAGGAGCAATGACTATTGTAGAAATTATCGATTATTTTGACGGATTTTCTACAATTAAAGGATATGTTAAAACGAAAAGTAAAAAGAGAATTCTATGGATTTTTTCTTTTTTAGCATTTACCCTTTCTGCAATTATTGATAATTTAACAGCAACGATTGTTTTAATTTCTATTTTACAAAAAATAATTACCAAAAGAGATGACAGAATTTGGTTTGCAGGATTGATAATTATTGCTGCAAATGCAGGTGGAGCGTGGTCTCCGATTGGAGACGTAACAACTACTATGTTGTGGATTGGTAAAAAAGTTACTGCTTGGAAATTAATAGAATACATCTTTATTCCTTCTTTACTTTGTATGTTGGTTCCTTCGTTAATTGCAAGTTTTTTACCTGCATTTAAAGGAGATATTGAAGAGAATCCAAGTGAAGCAGATTCAAAACCCAAAAGTAAGTACAGTGCTATAATGTTATATTTAGGGTTGGGAGCTATCGTTTTTGTTCCAATCTTTAAAACAATTACACATTTACCTCCTTATGTTGGTATGATGTTATCACTTGGTATCGTTGCAACTTTTGCAGAAATCTATAGTAGAACAAAATTTTCTATGACAAGTTATGATAGTGAAGAATCTGAAGCGAATGCACATCACAGTCCGGTGCATCATTCGTTATCAAAAATAGAAATGCCAAGTATTTTATTTTTCTTAGGAATTTTAATGTCTGTTGCAGCCTTAGAATCCTTAGGAATTTTATTCAACTTTGCATCAACATTAAAAGAAACCGTTCCGATGATGGGAACAGAATTACATCATGAAGGAGTTTCTGATATGGTTGTGCTATTATTAGGAGTTGGATCTGCAGTGATAGATAATGTACCTTTAGTAGCAGCAAGTTTAGGAATGTTTCATCAACCAATTGATGACGAATTATGGCACTTTATTGCATTTTCTGCAGGTACAGGTGGAAGTATGTTGATTATTGGTTCTGCAGCAGGAGTTGTTGCAATGGGAATGGAAAAAATTGATTTCTTTTGGTATTTAAAAAAGATTTCTTGGTTAGCTTTGGTCGGTTTTATGGTTGGCTCATTTGCCTTTATGTTTCTCCGACAATTTTAA
- a CDS encoding MotA/TolQ/ExbB proton channel family protein: MLLFIQENIDAVTEVISDEKTLSIYKLIMESGTGGRLIIGLLFVLLAVALYIYFERFFAIKAAAKVDENFMNQIKDYVSEGKLNAATDLCKNTDSPTARLVGKGISRIGKPLDDINKAIENSGKLEIYQLEKNVSVLATIAGAAPMIGFLGTVIGMIVAIHEIANSGGQIDIKLLSDGLYTAMTTTVAGLIVGIIAYITYNHLVVRTDKVIYKMEATSVEFLDLLNEPV; the protein is encoded by the coding sequence ATGTTATTGTTTATTCAAGAAAACATTGATGCAGTTACAGAAGTAATTTCAGACGAAAAAACATTGTCAATTTATAAATTGATCATGGAAAGTGGAACAGGTGGACGATTAATAATTGGATTGCTTTTTGTGTTATTAGCTGTTGCACTGTATATTTATTTTGAGCGCTTTTTTGCAATTAAAGCTGCAGCTAAAGTTGATGAAAATTTTATGAATCAAATTAAAGATTATGTGTCTGAAGGAAAATTAAATGCCGCAACTGATTTATGTAAAAATACAGATTCGCCAACCGCAAGATTGGTAGGAAAAGGGATTTCTAGAATAGGTAAACCGTTGGATGATATTAATAAAGCGATAGAAAACTCAGGGAAATTAGAAATTTATCAATTAGAAAAAAACGTGAGTGTTTTGGCAACTATTGCTGGTGCAGCACCAATGATTGGGTTTTTAGGAACTGTTATTGGAATGATTGTTGCAATTCATGAAATTGCAAATTCTGGCGGACAAATAGATATAAAATTATTATCAGACGGATTGTACACGGCAATGACAACAACGGTTGCAGGTTTAATTGTTGGAATTATAGCCTACATCACCTACAATCATTTAGTAGTAAGAACTGATAAAGTAATCTATAAAATGGAAGCAACTTCGGTGGAGTTTTTAGATTTGTTAAACGAACCAGTATAA
- a CDS encoding ExbD/TolR family protein produces MNIRGRNKVNPNFNMSSMTDIVFLLLIFFMLTSTLVTVSAIDVFLPKAGGKTENKKSIAVSITNTSLFYIDKTEVSAANLENEILKLVGADKAKIVVIRGDKDVPYKNVMKIIDIANRNKLKMILAVKGK; encoded by the coding sequence ATGAATATTAGAGGAAGAAATAAAGTCAACCCAAATTTCAATATGTCGTCTATGACTGATATTGTTTTTTTATTGTTGATATTTTTTATGCTCACATCTACATTAGTGACTGTAAGTGCAATTGATGTCTTTTTGCCAAAAGCTGGTGGAAAAACGGAGAATAAAAAATCAATTGCTGTTTCAATTACAAATACATCACTTTTTTATATTGATAAAACAGAAGTTAGTGCAGCTAATTTAGAAAACGAAATTTTAAAATTGGTAGGAGCAGATAAAGCAAAAATAGTTGTTATTAGAGGTGATAAAGATGTTCCCTATAAAAATGTGATGAAGATTATTGACATTGCAAATAGAAATAAATTAAAAATGATTTTAGCTGTAAAAGGGAAATAG
- a CDS encoding energy transducer TonB gives MQILETTYKKKSAIITAVILALILVGIFNFGMQYLDPPQEYGLAINFGDSNVGNGDPVVQTKENPAVKKVEKEIEEKEEVIPKETIKEKVITQDTKEAPVVEKPIKKKVEEPKKEIKKVEKPKEIPKPKPSKETQDALNNLLKGNSKDGENKGEGDADNPGLKGDKNGDPKSTKYYGNNGSSGDENYNLAGRNALSRPIEKPECNEEGIVVVSIEVDKTGKVTKATPGVKGSTNTAKCLLDPAKAAALKTTWNPDKNAPAKQIGTIIYRFSLSE, from the coding sequence ATGCAAATATTAGAAACAACATATAAAAAAAAATCAGCTATAATTACTGCAGTAATTCTTGCGTTAATTTTAGTCGGAATTTTCAACTTCGGAATGCAGTATTTAGATCCGCCACAAGAATATGGATTGGCAATTAATTTTGGCGATTCAAATGTTGGAAATGGAGATCCAGTTGTTCAAACAAAAGAAAATCCTGCGGTAAAAAAAGTTGAAAAAGAAATTGAGGAAAAAGAAGAAGTAATTCCGAAAGAAACTATCAAAGAAAAGGTCATTACACAAGACACAAAAGAGGCTCCTGTTGTAGAAAAACCAATAAAGAAAAAAGTAGAAGAACCTAAAAAGGAAATAAAGAAGGTAGAAAAGCCAAAAGAAATACCGAAGCCAAAACCATCGAAAGAAACGCAAGATGCTTTAAATAATTTATTAAAAGGAAATTCTAAAGACGGAGAAAATAAAGGAGAAGGCGATGCTGATAATCCAGGGTTAAAAGGGGATAAAAATGGCGATCCAAAATCAACAAAATACTACGGAAATAATGGAAGTAGTGGAGATGAAAATTACAATTTAGCAGGAAGAAATGCCTTGTCAAGACCCATTGAAAAACCTGAATGTAATGAAGAAGGAATCGTGGTTGTTAGTATTGAAGTAGATAAAACGGGTAAAGTAACAAAAGCTACTCCAGGAGTGAAAGGGTCAACAAATACAGCAAAATGTTTATTGGATCCAGCAAAAGCTGCGGCTCTAAAAACTACATGGAATCCAGATAAAAATGCACCTGCAAAACAAATAGGAACTATAATTTACCGCTTTTCTTTATCCGAATAA
- a CDS encoding bifunctional folylpolyglutamate synthase/dihydrofolate synthase — protein sequence MTYQETLNWMFSQLPMYQREGKIAFKKDLTNILAFSKVLDFPEKKFKSIHVGGTNGKGSTSHMIASVLEEAGYKVGLYTSPHLKNFTERIRINGEEISPNFVVEFIEKNKLFLEKQKLSFFEMTVGMAFDYFATKKVDIAIVEVGLGGRLDSTNSITPEVSVITNIGLDHTQFLGETLQEIAFEKAGIIKNNIPVIIGERQKEVEDVFIEKAKEVKTDLFFASDFSQNYKTDLLGDYQQKNVKTAALAIRKLTTFKVKENHIEKGFLNVVKNTGLRGRWQILQELPKVICDTAHNKEGLLLTMHQLTKEKYNNLHIVLGVVSDKKLEDVLGLFPKKAHYYFCQPNIPRALNVSDLQERAKEFKLFGQKYSSVNEAYKSAKENSEKEDVIYIGGSTFVVAEVL from the coding sequence ATGACCTATCAAGAAACATTAAATTGGATGTTTTCTCAATTGCCGATGTATCAAAGAGAAGGCAAAATAGCATTCAAAAAAGACTTAACCAATATTTTAGCATTTTCAAAAGTATTAGATTTTCCTGAGAAAAAATTTAAATCGATTCATGTTGGTGGTACAAACGGAAAAGGTTCTACGAGCCATATGATTGCTTCAGTTTTGGAAGAAGCGGGCTATAAAGTTGGATTGTACACATCGCCACATTTAAAGAATTTTACGGAGAGAATCAGGATCAACGGAGAAGAAATTTCTCCAAATTTTGTTGTTGAGTTTATTGAAAAAAACAAACTATTTTTAGAAAAGCAGAAACTCTCTTTTTTTGAAATGACTGTTGGAATGGCATTTGATTATTTCGCAACCAAAAAGGTTGATATTGCAATTGTTGAAGTCGGTTTGGGAGGAAGATTAGATTCAACAAATAGTATTACACCCGAAGTTTCTGTAATTACCAATATTGGGTTGGATCACACGCAATTTTTAGGGGAAACACTTCAAGAAATTGCCTTTGAAAAAGCAGGAATTATTAAAAACAACATTCCTGTTATCATTGGAGAAAGACAAAAAGAAGTTGAGGACGTTTTTATAGAAAAAGCAAAAGAAGTAAAAACGGATCTCTTTTTTGCCTCAGATTTTTCTCAAAATTATAAAACAGATTTATTAGGAGATTATCAACAAAAGAATGTAAAAACAGCAGCTTTAGCAATTCGTAAATTAACTACTTTTAAAGTAAAAGAAAATCATATTGAAAAAGGGTTTTTGAATGTTGTAAAGAATACAGGTTTAAGAGGACGGTGGCAAATTTTACAAGAGTTACCAAAAGTGATTTGTGATACAGCACATAATAAAGAAGGTTTGTTGTTGACAATGCATCAGCTTACAAAAGAAAAGTACAACAACTTACATATTGTTTTAGGAGTTGTTTCTGATAAGAAATTAGAGGATGTTTTAGGGTTGTTTCCTAAAAAGGCTCATTATTATTTTTGTCAACCTAATATTCCAAGAGCTTTAAATGTATCTGATTTACAAGAAAGAGCTAAGGAATTTAAGCTGTTTGGACAGAAATATAGTTCTGTAAATGAGGCATATAAATCAGCAAAAGAAAACTCAGAAAAAGAAGATGTAATTTATATTGGAGGAAGCACATTTGTAGTTGCTGAAGTTTTATAA
- a CDS encoding GIY-YIG nuclease family protein — translation MIYTVYILFSEKRNRYYIGCTSDLTKRLVRHRQKSKGFTGSASDWELKYKEEFSSKEAAYQRERVIKKWKSRKKIEQLIAEN, via the coding sequence ATGATTTATACTGTTTACATTTTATTTAGTGAGAAAAGAAACCGCTATTATATTGGTTGTACATCAGATTTAACGAAGCGTTTAGTAAGACATCGACAGAAAAGTAAAGGTTTCACTGGTTCTGCTAGTGATTGGGAGCTGAAATATAAAGAAGAGTTTAGTAGTAAAGAGGCTGCTTATCAAAGAGAGCGGGTGATAAAAAAATGGAAAAGTAGGAAAAAAATTGAACAATTAATAGCTGAGAATTAG
- a CDS encoding SDR family oxidoreductase: MEFEFLKNKKILVTGGAGFIGSNLCEALLAMDNEVVCLDNFATGKRENLKTFEGNPNFILIEGDIRDLQACRKAVKGVDYVLHQAALGSVPRSIKDPITSNEVNIGGFLTMLVASRDAKVKRFVYAASSSTYGDSKLMPKIEEVIGRPLSPYAVTKYVNELYADVFSKTYGLETIGLRYFNVFGRRQDPNGAYAAVIPKFVSQLMKGESPVINGDGNYSRDFTYIDNVVQANLLSLITENEEALNTVYNVAYGDRNTLNELMKYLKEYLSEFDSKIAGIEVVYGPNRTGDIPHSHASIEKAKKNLNYNPKHSLQQGLKEAVTWYWGNLE; encoded by the coding sequence ATGGAATTTGAATTCCTAAAAAATAAAAAAATATTAGTTACTGGTGGTGCTGGTTTTATCGGTTCCAATCTTTGCGAAGCTTTATTAGCAATGGATAATGAAGTAGTCTGTTTAGATAATTTTGCCACAGGAAAAAGAGAAAACTTAAAAACATTTGAGGGAAATCCCAACTTTATTTTAATAGAAGGTGATATTAGAGATTTGCAGGCTTGTAGAAAAGCAGTCAAAGGTGTTGATTATGTTTTGCATCAAGCAGCATTAGGATCTGTACCCAGATCAATTAAAGATCCAATTACATCAAATGAGGTAAATATTGGAGGGTTTTTAACTATGTTGGTGGCATCTAGAGACGCAAAAGTAAAACGCTTTGTGTATGCGGCTAGTTCATCAACCTATGGAGATTCTAAGTTGATGCCTAAGATAGAGGAAGTAATCGGGAGACCATTATCGCCTTATGCAGTTACTAAATACGTTAATGAGTTGTATGCAGATGTGTTTTCCAAAACCTATGGACTAGAAACAATCGGGTTGCGTTATTTTAATGTGTTTGGAAGAAGACAAGATCCGAATGGTGCCTACGCAGCGGTAATTCCGAAATTTGTGAGTCAGTTAATGAAAGGAGAATCTCCAGTGATTAACGGCGACGGAAATTATTCTAGAGACTTTACCTATATAGATAATGTAGTACAAGCGAACTTATTAAGCTTGATTACAGAAAATGAAGAAGCTTTGAATACAGTCTATAATGTGGCCTACGGAGATAGAAACACCTTGAATGAGCTAATGAAGTATTTAAAAGAATACTTATCTGAGTTTGATTCAAAAATTGCAGGTATTGAAGTAGTTTACGGACCGAATAGAACTGGGGATATTCCACACTCACACGCTAGTATAGAAAAAGCAAAAAAGAATTTAAACTATAATCCTAAACATTCATTACAACAAGGCTTAAAAGAAGCTGTTACTTGGTATTGGGGAAATTTGGAGTAG
- a CDS encoding four helix bundle protein → MSLVEAVYKTTVDFPAEEKYGLTSQIRRCVVSIPSNIAEGFMRKSTKEYIQIFYISLGSLGELDTQLEISNRLKYMSNQESLNNQILIIRKQLYGLVKSLKNKL, encoded by the coding sequence ATGAGTTTGGTAGAAGCTGTGTATAAAACGACTGTTGATTTTCCAGCAGAAGAAAAATATGGATTAACATCACAAATTAGAAGATGTGTAGTTTCTATTCCGTCAAATATCGCTGAGGGATTTATGAGAAAAAGCACCAAGGAATATATTCAAATTTTTTATATTTCACTAGGGTCTTTAGGAGAATTGGACACACAACTTGAAATCAGTAATCGACTAAAGTATATGTCAAACCAAGAAAGTTTAAATAATCAAATTTTAATAATAAGAAAACAATTATATGGTTTGGTTAAAAGTTTAAAAAATAAATTATAA
- a CDS encoding nucleotide sugar dehydrogenase, translating to MKNNTQNKTAHQSPCTTNPRIAIIGLGYVGLPLARLFATKYAVVGFDINKERVTEIMSGTDATLEVSEVVLQSVLKEKSNSELGLYCSTNTKDIEDCDYYIITVPTPVDKNNRPVLTPLIKASETVGRVLKKGDIVIYESTVYPGATEEDCVPVLEKISGLTFNKDFFAGYSPERINPGDKEHTVEKILKVTSGSTPEIGKKIDNLYKSVITAGTHLAPTIKVAEAAKVIENSQRDINIAFVNELAKIFNLMNINTHDVLEAAGTKWNFLPFKPGLVGGHCIGVDPYYLAQKAQEFGYHPEIILAGRRLNDSMGSYIASEVIKLMLQKDIAIKNAEILILGITFKENCPDIRNTKAVDVINSLIEYGVDVTIYDPWVNKEEVRKEYHLEALNKLPNQKFDAIVLTVAHQEYAEIDYLKLRKKNSIIYDVKNKLPEKVKNKTL from the coding sequence ATGAAAAATAATACACAAAATAAAACCGCCCACCAATCACCGTGCACCACCAATCCTCGTATAGCGATTATCGGTTTAGGTTATGTTGGCTTGCCATTGGCAAGATTGTTTGCCACTAAATATGCTGTTGTTGGATTTGATATTAACAAAGAAAGAGTAACTGAAATAATGTCTGGAACAGATGCTACCTTAGAAGTATCAGAAGTAGTTTTACAATCTGTTTTGAAAGAAAAAAGTAATTCTGAATTAGGATTATACTGTTCAACAAATACAAAAGATATTGAAGATTGTGATTATTATATTATTACAGTCCCAACTCCTGTAGATAAAAATAATAGACCAGTTTTAACTCCTTTAATTAAAGCAAGTGAAACAGTTGGAAGGGTTTTGAAAAAAGGAGATATTGTAATTTATGAATCTACGGTATATCCTGGTGCAACCGAAGAAGATTGTGTGCCAGTATTAGAAAAAATATCAGGTTTGACTTTTAATAAAGATTTCTTTGCTGGATACTCTCCGGAAAGAATTAATCCAGGAGATAAAGAACACACCGTAGAAAAAATTTTAAAAGTAACTTCAGGTTCTACTCCAGAAATTGGAAAAAAAATTGATAATCTTTATAAATCTGTCATTACCGCTGGAACACATTTAGCTCCGACCATCAAAGTTGCAGAAGCTGCTAAAGTAATTGAAAACTCTCAGCGCGATATCAATATTGCTTTTGTAAATGAGTTGGCTAAAATATTCAATTTAATGAATATCAATACTCATGATGTGTTAGAAGCTGCCGGTACCAAATGGAATTTTTTACCATTTAAGCCAGGGCTAGTTGGGGGGCATTGTATTGGTGTAGATCCTTATTATTTAGCGCAAAAAGCGCAAGAATTTGGATATCACCCAGAAATTATTTTAGCAGGGAGGCGTTTGAATGATAGTATGGGAAGTTATATTGCTTCTGAAGTAATTAAGTTAATGCTTCAGAAAGACATAGCAATTAAAAACGCTGAAATTTTAATTTTAGGGATTACTTTTAAGGAGAATTGTCCAGATATTAGGAACACCAAAGCTGTAGATGTTATAAATTCTTTAATTGAATATGGAGTTGATGTAACGATTTATGATCCATGGGTTAATAAAGAAGAGGTAAGAAAAGAATATCATTTAGAGGCATTAAATAAATTACCAAATCAAAAATTTGACGCCATCGTTTTAACAGTAGCTCATCAAGAGTATGCTGAAATAGATTATTTGAAACTGAGAAAAAAGAATTCTATAATTTATGATGTAAAAAATAAATTACCAGAAAAAGTAAAAAATAAAACCTTGTAA
- a CDS encoding four helix bundle protein produces the protein MRNFREYDVWQDAVVLVDVVYEVLKSFPTEERFVLVPQMSRSAISIPSNIAEGASRDSEKDFRRFIIIALGSAHELETQIIIATKRMYISERESTKLISDTQSIQKRLHGLKKKLDK, from the coding sequence ATGCGTAATTTTCGAGAATATGATGTTTGGCAAGATGCTGTTGTGTTGGTCGATGTAGTTTATGAAGTATTAAAATCATTTCCAACTGAAGAAAGATTTGTTTTGGTTCCTCAAATGAGTCGGAGCGCAATTTCAATTCCATCTAATATTGCAGAAGGAGCTTCAAGAGATTCAGAAAAAGATTTTAGAAGATTTATTATAATTGCATTGGGATCGGCACATGAATTAGAAACACAAATTATAATTGCAACAAAAAGAATGTATATATCAGAAAGAGAAAGTACAAAGCTAATTTCTGATACTCAAAGCATACAAAAAAGATTACATGGATTAAAAAAGAAGTTAGATAAATGA